The Phycodurus eques isolate BA_2022a chromosome 5, UOR_Pequ_1.1, whole genome shotgun sequence DNA segment CCTCCCTGTATTGTGTTTATACATTACTGTGAGATTACTGTGAGACATTacaaatgagatttttttccataataagGTTGAGGAGAATGACTTACATTTGGGGGACTTTGCTGTATTCCTgtgacaaataaaaagaaaatattgtcatgtttagtcagtcagtcatacGTGTCATATTAAAAACATACACGCGCACCATAATGAAGGCTTGGTCCCGAATGCGATTTTCTCCCTTAGCATCAACTAATGTCTCCAACGTGTGAAGGCCTTCCTGTATGGACTGCAGGGAGTTGTGAAGGTGGCTCAGTTTCTCCTCCAGGCTCCCCACCACTTTGCTCTCCTCCTGTTCCACACATCGGAGCGCTGATTGCTCCTCCTGCTGCAGGGCCTCCCTGATGGCCGCGTACTGCTGACACACGCCAGAGCGCGCCTTGCTCAAAACCTCCTGCAGATGCAGAGGAATTCGGACAGGCAAAGTCAAAAGCCAAACAGGGTCATACACAAAATCAGATTGTGTTTAACCAAATTCAAATCAAAacgattgcattttttttcttcttcttttaagaGCCGTAATCAAATTCATGTGACTCCGGCTCATCAGCTTGGCTCTCGGGCAGACAGGAGTCCAAAGATATTGGTATGATCCCAGACGACAAAGAAATACTAATTCGCGATAATGAGCAGGTTAGCACAGCAGCCTCCATCATCATGTGTGAGCAAGAATGAGGCAACATTAGGGCTGATAAAGAAAACTCACTAATAACTATCCTGCATcagagttacaaaaaaaaaaaaaataaataaaaaaaaaaaacaacaacaacaacaacacaaaaaactgAATGCAGCTCTCTTAGGAGCACAAGCAAGTGCAAACTGTAGATAAGTAAGAGTTGTGTCAAGAAGAGCATCTGGGGTAAAACCTCGCCAAACAATTATGTTTCCAAGAATGTCATACCAGATCAAATTTACCACACGGGTGttcttggtcatggtgacattgttgacatacagtactcgagtcgctttcatgagctgtgAGGAATTTGTGTGCGTCCTAGTTCGACATCCATTGCCAAAGACGAAGGTCTTGACAAAAATAGTTACtttaccaaaaatagcatgtttcagactccagagacttgtatTTTGTATTCTCATCCCTCTCTCAAGGTAGAGGCACACAAGTAGTACTCGTGTATTGTATTGactacattttgtgcagatgatgtaatctgaaggactATACATAAGTTTACAGTTTAGTATAgtgacggggattttcaaatgaaaagtcgttGCTTCCAGCCTACTGTTATGCGTTTCATGCATTAACTATATTTGCTTCCATTCAGATGCGATTcgaataagcggtagaaaatggatggaagctgCAATTCGGGATTGCACTTTAGCAAATTAAAGCATACTTATTCAGTTAGCCATtggtaaagtacaatatttgtgggtacatttatttattttttcttatctatcatttattgttatttaaagaATCACTGAACTGGACActgttacatatttttttgtggaaaagttgtgcaataaaaaaaggaagATTATTTCCCTTAAATGAGGAATAATCATGATTCATAATtttgattacaatattgatctaATTAATCGTgaatattattttggccataatcgtgcagccctactcgAGAGCATAGGACTAGGCACCAAAGACAGTTGATAAATGTCGtgaaggaagacatgagggcagttggtattCGAAAGGAGGACGCAGAAGATCCCGAACAAGATAAGTACTCGGTgttagacaaaaacattggataAAACATGTGTGAATGATTCATTTTCCTACTCTGACGGCTTCTTCTTTCTTAGTGAATTCAGTCACTCGGTCCTTCACTTGTTCTTCCAGCCTCTGCAGTTGGTTGATGTCCTCTTTCAGATTACCCTGCACAAACACAGAGGACAATGTTAAAACTAGGGTTGTCAATGTCCAATCTTTTTAAAATCGATTATCCTATCCAATTTTCCATCAGTGATCAAGCCGGGTCATGTGTTAATTGAACCCctgcattttgcttttttttgggttttttttactactaacatgcattttattctcatttattagGGATGTACTTCTATCCTTGAACTGCATGCTTTGGTGCTGAGTGAATGATATAAATATGATGAGTAGAATATGAGTTGAACATCAGTTGAAGTGAATGAAGGGAAGCACTTATCATCTGTTATACTTATTTAAGACCGGTTCTTGAATGCACCTGAATTTCGTCGTATGATGTCTTGTACAATGACAAAGAATCTGACGGACCTCCCCAATCAGAAGCTAAAGGAAAGAAAATTTTAAGGTGCTGTTGCCCGACATTAGCGTAGTCAACGCGGCTTGCTCTCAAGAAGGACCCACCATTGTTTAACCAAAGGAAAgccatacatatacagtaagaGGCACAATAAAATACTCTTTGTGACATTCACGGACATGACTTTCGACTCACTAGTACACCACTAAAGAGCAATACTGCTACAATATGCTTAAATAGTTTGGCGAAAGAGAGGGGGGGGTCAGCGGCGACACGTGGAGATCTCTGTGGCGGCCGCCGCCAGCCAAGGTACTGGCTTCGCAAAGCGAAGGTCTACGGCAACCAATCCCGAGCCTGAGGGTTTGGGCGTGCTGGGACAGAGGCCGGCGTGAACTACAAGGCGCCTCCATCTCGCCCAGTCGATTGTGTCAGCCGTAATATGCCGTAGCAAGTTGCAACACTAAAACACTCCTCTCAACACTGCCATCATGCGGGCCAGTGAGCCAATCAGTGCATTTCTTTAGAAGTACACACATAGTTCCGTGGGTTACGCGTCCAATCGGGTGTGCTTTCACTCAAATGAGGAAGTGAAGCGCTCTCGCAACCTGGCTCAACGGCTGGGCTTTGTATAGATGGCACAAAACtacttcaatatttattatgtTAATGCAATTTTAAACTTGTACGCCCCCGTTCTCAGGTGACGTAGCGGTGACAGCAATTAACTTCCAGTTTCCGGTTCTAGTCCTGTGTTGCTGTGTAGccttattgtgtattttttttaagctccaGACACTAATTTGCCTGCCATTTTGCTCTTAAAGTTGATTACTCTCAACGATAAGGCGGTtacagccagacctatgtgacaacagtactgtatcacccaatcacttatttccgTATTTTGTGACTATACatcacgatagcttagcaataaGCATGGCTTCTTCGTCTTTCTCCTATTAATCACACCTCATCCTCCCTTCGTGATGATACTTGACAGAAATGTAGCTTACTcgctgccatggaggcgatAATTAGTGACTTATGGTTGGTTGATACCGGACGCGACGCAAACTTTCACCTCCGCGGCTCTGCATCGTGTTTAGCTAGCTAACCATAGCTCGTAGTAGCTGGGGCGGtgcaaaatagcatgcaacagTACAAACAGTGGAAATCAAGGAGGTTGGGCTGGGTGGACTGTTcaattatttagtttttcttttttaaacaatatattgtacacAACCACACGCTGGACACGGTTTTTGCCTgcgtcatcacaacatcctgtcCCGGCTGTTTTATTCTgtgacaaaagtatttttgcTGCAAACCGAAAGCACACTTTTAGGTCATTTTCAATGGCCAAAAATGTGGTGCATCACTAATTGCAATAAGAAACATTGccctaatgttgtgtccggtTAGTGTACACTCTTACTCTGAGCTCTTGCTCTGCCTCCCTGATGCTGATGCAGACATGGCCGCGGTGGGAGCCGATGACTGTGCACACTGTGCACACGCAGGCGGCACACTGCCGGCAGTAGATGCGGTTAATCTCCTGGTGCTCCTGGCATCTCCAAACAGAAACGTCCTCCGTGGGCGGAACCAGTGTGTGATTTTGGAACACGGGCGACTCGACATGGGGACGAAGATGCTCCGGACACATGGAGGCCCCGCACACCAGGCAGGTCTTTACTGCCGACTGATGCACAGTTTTAGGGCAATAATGGCACGGCACAGGGCCTGTGTTTCTTCTCTTGGGCTGGGCGAATATGCCAATCCTGCTGGGGGATCCTGAGGCAACAGCCGCATGCTTGGGGACCATTATCGGTgacttgttttcattgtgtACAGGAGACAGTGATAGCTGTGAGGTTGAGGCTGCTGTAAATGAATGACGGTTGGGAGGGGAGGAACTTGGGACTTGGACGTCTTGCTGGGGTGTCTCGAGAGGAGGGACACCACATAAATCTACTTCAGTGCAGCAGTCTGAGTCATCCAATTCCACCCTTTCAGCTGAATTTGGTTGCGGTGAGCTTCCTTGTGGCACATCACCTATGTGGTGTGCGAAGCTATCATCTGAGGAAGTTGTACCACCATCCCACTCTGAATTCAGCCCATTCCCGGTTGCTTCCACACTGGGGAGACGCTCTGCTTTCTCAAACAGAGAATTTATAGGTGTCTCGTTGACAGCTGACCTCTCACTTGTCGATAATCGCTTTGTGTCAGGCTGCTCTGCAGATGGAGCGCTGCCCTTTCTTTTCCCGAGGAGCCGGCTGGCCAGTGAGGGCCTCGTCAGTGGAGAGACACTTGTGGTTGGGTCTTTAATGGACGTGCCtggaaataacaaaaacaaaaaacagcactcAAAGTGTAGACCTTCACCAGGGCTTAAAACGGGGGgggaaatcccccccccccaaaaaaaaacctgaaagaaCAAAGTACATGCTGGGAGCTTAATATTTAATAGAAGCGCTCTCTggattatgatttttttgttctcaAAAGCCATGTTTGGGTTATGTGGCATCATGGCagcataaataaaatcaacaagCGCATGCAACCAGATATCTTCCCATCTAAATGTGGACAAATATGTGATTATGTATAGCTGTATAGGATATCTGCCAATGCAAGTGCCGCATAAACGCAGATTTGACACAACCGAAAGCTTGAAATCGTTGAAATACACCAATTTGTGAcgaccaacacaacattggacATAGCCAACAAATGACTCTTTCCTGTAggccaggcctaaatgttatgaattgataaagaacaaatctttaatttactattgaattgtaaaaataataacctTCCttcacagtagaatattgacttattgatgtaacttcatgccttgtaaaaatgtaatactgtataatgatctTGTCAGTAGCGGTAGCaagctgcgagaactaatgtcAATTGCAGAACACACTGACCATCAATACGTCAAACGTACGTCGCTGCAAGTGGGAAAGCAAGTGAGCCTGAGTGCTTAGCCAGCAGCGGCCGGACAGCAGACTGAAACATTTTACGAACAGTGCTCTGGTACCTGCCCCTTCCCCCCTTGGTGCCCAAAGTGTCCTTTGgttaattttattcatttaattttagttttcttgataaataaaaatcccCGGAAATTTAAATcttaagcatgtcaaataggacaaagtattatggaatcagttctattttgtcatgttcattgtattcttcaggtaatatagctttcgtggtaccactaggcattaaaatgaacaagaaactgaagaaacaagggtggtctaatccattttttaaatgactgtaTTTCTGGAACATGGTTAAGAAAACTGCAGTATTTAAGAATTTTTAATCCTGGTCTCATGTGCTGCTCAATGTTATGGTTTAAGGTTTTGGTGGGCCTCAAGAGGATTTCATGGACAACATACAGCCCACTCCTTCTTTGATCCGCTCCACCAAGCATTTGAATTATCAAGTCATGTACTGTAGATTTGATGTGTTAATTTATCTGTTTCCTTCCAACCATTCATTTTCAGATAGCACTTTTGTCCTAAAAATGTTAGCCAACGTACTctcatttttattacattatatgATTAAACGACTAGTTAATTGGTTTattgatcattttaaaaaatctaaactttttttttttacatagttttgaaataaatgcttattatttgttatttcatGAATTAACCCATAAGATGGTTAACATAATTTAATAACTTTTACTATTGCaactttttccccatttttaaaaaaaatgtcatttacgAATGACTTTGCCTCTGTGTGtgacttttaaaattcaaaCGTGGCCCGAGAGCACCGAAGATATTTTTCCATTTCCGTGAAACGTGTACTTTGAGATAACGTAAGTGAAAACGTTCAATTTGTGGATACCGTACCGGTGGTGCTGGGGGTCGAAAGGCGTTGACTGCTTTTTGGCGGCCATAACGACGTGCTGTCAAACGGCTGCGTCTGGTAGCTCGTTTCGCACCTCCACTCAGGACAACGGAACGGCCCGTTGGGGGAAACACTCCACAGGTCCCCGATACATCGTTGGCAGAAGCGGTGGTTACATTTGAGGACGACGGGTTCTCGCGTCATCTGATTGCACAGAGGACACTGGGCTGGAGTTTCCAGTACGGCCCCCATGTTGCTGTGTTTCGTGAATTTAATGTTGTTGCTGGAAAGCGACTTTCAGGATGAAGAAGGCGGGGCTAAAACCGTTTGAATATCGCTTCCTGCTACTCTTAAAGGTACAGGGTCTATGAAATCAGACTTAAAAGTTTTATGTGAATCTTGTTTTATACGATTTAAAAAATTTCGTGTGAATCTTTTTTGGCACTAATCTGATTCCATAAGGGTCCTATGTCATCATGTTTTTATCTTTGATGTTCTTTATTGGCTTTGATTTAATGATTGTTTCAAAATATATCTAGGTAGCTAGTTCTTTTTAATACATACTCTACTGCTAAGAATGTACCACAGAAGATGAGGGATTTAACcgatgcatttattttattatgatgtttacaaggtacttttttttgttttattaggtTCTAACTTGTAAGTATGCACAGCAAAAGTGAGATAGTTATAGCGGCACCAGaataatttaattcaaaaaCTGTAGTTTTGAGTTGAAACAAATGTTGGCAATTTCAATAAGCttctaagtttttttttaaaaaaaggcatgAACATCTCTTTTTTTGTATCAAATAAGTATTGAAGAATAACACTAAAGTATCAAAGTGAACCGTAAAAACTGTTTAGACATCAAACAAGAGCACATGTCAGCAGAAAAGATTACATGAAACAAAGTATGTGTAAAAATGACACGTTaccaaatattaattaataataccACCTATAGTTAgcaatatgatatgatatgtagttaattaaataataataaaaatcaattgGCTTGAACATCAAACAATTGCCAAGTACATTGTCAGCCTTGTATATTAGGAAACAGGCATGTGATTTAGATC contains these protein-coding regions:
- the si:dkey-29p10.4 gene encoding E3 ubiquitin/ISG15 ligase TRIM25; the protein is MGAVLETPAQCPLCNQMTREPVVLKCNHRFCQRCIGDLWSVSPNGPFRCPEWRCETSYQTQPFDSTSLWPPKSSQRLSTPSTTGTSIKDPTTSVSPLTRPSLASRLLGKRKGSAPSAEQPDTKRLSTSERSAVNETPINSLFEKAERLPSVEATGNGLNSEWDGGTTSSDDSFAHHIGDVPQGSSPQPNSAERVELDDSDCCTEVDLCGVPPLETPQQDVQVPSSSPPNRHSFTAASTSQLSLSPVHNENKSPIMVPKHAAVASGSPSRIGIFAQPKRRNTGPVPCHYCPKTVHQSAVKTCLVCGASMCPEHLRPHVESPVFQNHTLVPPTEDVSVWRCQEHQEINRIYCRQCAACVCTVCTVIGSHRGHVCISIREAEQELRGNLKEDINQLQRLEEQVKDRVTEFTKKEEAVREVLSKARSGVCQQYAAIREALQQEEQSALRCVEQEESKVVGSLEEKLSHLHNSLQSIQEGLHTLETLVDAKGENRIRDQAFIMEYSKVPQIDMETCLHQLEAPEEANEARLKCLQRWTENRLNTVVISEPSEDRDLYVVLYGTVPILDANTAHPKLQLSDNNRRVTYTEAQQAFVDQDARFSSFPQVLANRGFRGGRWYWEVDLPVDEGRWKVGLCEAHMERKGQRDGSRLGFNASSWCLACDRRKLEVFHNKVGTPVTTDRLQRVGVFLDYDEGILTFFNATPGGSLAPMHFYKQTFTGRLYPALSVSKTQLVICDVFEP